From the Lytechinus variegatus isolate NC3 chromosome 5, Lvar_3.0, whole genome shotgun sequence genome, the window aattatcgACTTTTCCTCTTCATAATtacaatgatcatgatgaatatTGTGTTTGTGCTTGatacaaatcattattttccccctttttttcatcTATTGCTGTATTTACAGGTGACTGTACAAGCATCGAGTGCGACTCTGGTTGCCATGACAGCAGACCGCTACCGTGTCATCCTTCACCCAATCCACTCCCTCCATTCGCGGACAGTGACCCGAGCCAATGTCATCAACTTCGTTATATGGATAGGTGTGTATGGCATCCAGTGAATAGCATTATTTTATGAGAGAGACACGTACCGGGGACACGTATGCCTGTTGCGGCATAAATTGTCGCCGATGCACAAAATGTCGCCGGCggaatattttaaaaacatgcCACGCCAGATTGTCGCAGCTCGCACAGATTGGCGCCGGCGCGTTTTTTCTCAGGTGGCGACAATATGGAGTTTTCGCACCATTCTGCAAAGGGACGGATTCAAtaatatagaaaataaattgaaaaagcCCGTCAAAggacaaagaacagctgggaggtcattgtcgaaaattCGTGAACCGGAACACCCGTATCGTCCTAAGTTCCTGAGCTGAGGAAAAATTGCGAACATGTCGTTTGTGCAGTATCACATACGGAACTGTGGTTTTGGTtcatcaattttcgacaaagactctttgtcatgcaggatgtttggcaATACATTTTCTGTATTCTTATAGCCGAGACCTCGTTGTAGTTTCGAAAATTCCCTACTAACCTTGCTGCACAGGTAGGCTGTCGTCTCGTAGACCTGTACAgatttttaccattttctgCGTTGCTGATATGACCAAGGATTTGACCACGGTCTTTACGGTGTGTTAGGGTTATTTATATTAATTTACAAGCAATTGTGCAAGCTTCAACAATCTTTtcggtgtatttttttaaattccctCTATTATTTTTATACCGTCCTGTTTTCTTCTGCCACCCCCAGATTTTCTTGAAGGATTTTGAGGACCCCACCCAAGATTTCGAGCTTTCTTTTTATCCTGTCCATGCTTTCTGATTTTAATGCTGCTGTATATGTTTTGTTGACTTGGCCCCTGCGGTGTCGTATCTGGTATCCTGAAGCGGCAGACGTGCCGATGGTAGTAATGGAACTTGGGCTCATTAATGGAAAAGATAAGACGTGCATGTGATAATTAAAgaagctgatttaaaaaaaaacatttaaaaatgcGAAGGCTTGGAAGGAATATCTTTATaaacatgatattgataaagGAGTTGTAACACCCTgggtctgttgcagaaaagGTTCCATTTATCTGATTAAAGTATCGTAATGTATAAGAAAActtatctcgccatgttgacgtACACTTTTCATAATATGTCAACTTGGCATGTCGACAAGTCCCGCCATGTCGACAAGTCGATGGCACTATAAAGCCTGcgtaatattttgacatttccCCTTCTGTCTGTTTTCCCTCCAGCGTCCTTTATTCTCCACATACCCGCCATGCTACTGATGGAGGTTCACAGCGGCCCCGTCCAGGGCGACAAGTTCTGCGGTGCGCGTGGCTTCAGTACCGGCAGCCAAGGTAACCAACAGAAGTGGCTCTACGCTTTCCGTGCCTATCAAGTCTACGCCAAGTTGATCCTCTATATCCTTCCCTTCGTGGTGATGTCGTACTGTTACCTCCGCATCCTGCGAACAGTCTGGAGCAGCTTCTACCTGGCGAGCATGGCGTCGGAAGCGCAGCGGAAGAAGCGGTGGAAAGTGACGAGGATGACGCTCCTGGTCGTCATCCTTTTCGGCGTCTGTTGGGGCCCCATCCACGCCATCAACCTCGCGACGTCGTTCCAGATCGATGGCGAGGCCATGCAGAGCGTCCACCTCATGCACTTTACCTTCTTCTCTCTCTGCCTGGCATATTCCAACTCGGCTCTAAACCCGTTCCTCTACGCGTTCAGCGGGAGAAGCTACCGGGAGATGCTCCTCTACTCGTTCCAGTCTCGAAAGACAAGGCGTAAGTGTTCGAGTGCGTTCACACGAGGGACTCGGCTATACTCGCCGCAGCAATCTCTGAACTCAGTAGAACCTAATAATTCACGGGTCAACATCAGACCTATTCTCATCAGGAAGACATTTCAGACGCTGCAAACGAACTCATTATGAACATTGATTCACCCTAAAGTTAAGAAACATTTTTGAAATCATCGTTCACaaggatatatatatttttgaatattcatCTATGCGAAACGTCGGTGtgatttattcataaatgaaaGTTTACTTTTATGGTACATTATTTTGTATCTTAGTTATTTCGAAATTCCAAAGAAATCTTGCGTGTTTTATCAGCAGCTTTGAGTGATATTTATTCACCATCTATCAAGAATTATTTTCTGGGAATTATTATGTATGCCTTTCCTCAAGCTCAATAAGCAATTATTGAAATAGCGAAGCGCgggctgaatttttttttgtcctagAAGCGGCACACACTTTTCACTTTTGTTATCATTTCTGAATAGATGATACGAGCGCGAAAcacgagctgaacattttgatattccGGTCTGAAAACCGGACAGTTTAAGTACGTTTCTTAAATACTGAACAAGCTGTGTATCTCAAtgaataattactgcgagcatGAAGCCagggttgatttttttttgtatattgacccGAAAGTGAACATGTTGACAACTGTTTAACATGTAGGTCTAGGCTGAAAATGACGAAGAGCATAAAagatgtcactatataaaatgaTGTCAGTGCAATTCATATGGAGAGGATACTTTCTCGcttatcaaataatgcaagcgcgggCCGAATATTGTTGATTTTCCTCACATTTTTGTATGAATAGAATGCGTATATCGCTGAACCTAGATAATGATAACTCGAATAGCGGGCAGAATATTTTGTGCATATTGActcgaaaacaaaatatttaaagtcCTTTCTTATCCTCTTGAGAAGAAAATCATTTCATtcaaggcaatgcgagcgcgaagtgcgagcgaaaTTTTTAATTGTTAGTAATTACCGAACATTCTTCTTACTGTTTATTGCCCTCACTATTTCATTCGCTTATCGTCCTACTCTTgtcccttttttcctttcttccttctcccccccccccccccccgccttttTTTGCGGCGCCAATACGGGGACTCAACCGCGCCTCACCCTTGAATCCGCCAACGATATTTCTTAAACTTCatgttaaaaaagaagaaaatccgAGAGAATAGTCGTGTTCAGGATGCTATTTATTCGTCAATGGCATACCATGGGTTATGGCATGGAGGGGCACGAATGAACAAACGAATTGAAGCGCCCTCAATAGCCATGCACTCTGACCTGCACTCGatctgggcgttgtggcgtgctggcgtgcgcctgtaatccaagctgtcaGTGGGGAAATTACAATTTGATGCAGAGGTtggaggttcgagtcctggtcacgtctttcggatggtgacgttaaaggtcggtcccagacgtaaataatcatatctgattgatacacgtatgacaaaactcaaatacacacacacactcgacccaggtgaggtgaatgggtacccggtaggatttattccttgaatgcttttgcgcctattaatatggcggctcatctacaagccggggtaatgataacgagtatcaaagcgcagttgggTATACGCaaatagtaactgcgctatataaatggacatattattattacatatatatatttcactcatCAAAATGATGCaagggcgaagcgcgagctgattttttttctacagattGAGAcctaaaaaagaggaaaattctaagcatcataatcataatcgaGAGAAGTATCTAACAAATCATATATTGCAAGCAAGAAGCGCGATCTCgaaagttttgatattcagaaCTGAAAACATGGAAAATGAGAAACTGTTTGCAGTGAGCTTTAGTGTTTCACGAATCAAATAATTTGAGCGCGAAAGAGCGAgcttaaaaaaagttatattcgGACCAGacaattgacattttaaggactggtTTATAGGgattcatgaagagcatacgTATCTTAATATTAAACAAAGGCGAGCACGAACTGCTAACTCTTCGAATATCTTTGCTATAtactgagccatccaatatatttgaaaaagaaattggaaaagttggcaaaaattgattgcaaatttgagttttgttccaaaaggagctaaatccaaaacagttttgttccaaaaggagctaaatccacaaTACGATAAtttaaaatttcttatttttcctattttaaataaaattatgcATTCAATTTCAGGTACATGTTGTGGATACAAGTTTACACAATCAGTGCAAATTTACCGAAAATAACATAGGTTTGCaactttttgaatattttgggatttagctccttttggaattaACATCGAAATGTCAGTGTCCTTGGAAAAGAtgacaaaatactttttttctttttgtagtGTTTAATGGATAAATATAagaaaagatataaaatataCTCTGCTAGCCATATTTATGTGTTTCGTGTTTAATTTCCAATATCAAACATGTTTGAATTGGCAAAAATTGACGTTTTACTAagttttgttccaaaaggagctaaatccataaaaaataaaatttcaaaaattctttaaaaattgaaagtgaATGATTGACAACAGTGTCCAACCCACTGTACAGGCTACCCCGGGTAAAGAAGACAAATAAAtgctacatttttttaaaatcatgatttgATTAATTGAGGATGATAGTactatcataattatatatcaaaataaaccAGCAGTGACTATGGAAAAGTGGTGAATTAAGAAACCATGATTTAGAGAAAAACACCCAAAGTGGATTTACCTCTTTTTGGAACGAAACTCTTCATATCGCACTACATACGAAATACACGTTCATgacagatttttatttttacctcTGCACTTTTGTTACAGGAAATACTGTACTCTATACTTTTACTGCCATTACACAGACATCTCATTGTATCTtgatataataatgtatttgCAAGGGCGTGGGCTAGTGTGCAATGGGTGTAGAGGTGTACGCGCACCCTCCCACTTGTTAGGCAGAGGAGACGGAGGAGTTCCGacactgacaagcaaaaagaaatttgTACACTTTCTTCTACTTTCttcagctgattttccaaactttagTACCACCTTcccaagatgtgcacctccTCCATACAACTGTAGTTCCACCTCCCAAGGTGTGCACCTCCTCCATACCACTTAGTttcacctccccaagatgtgcacctcctccataccactttagttccacctccccaagatgtgcacctcctccataccactttagttccacctccccaagatgtgcacctccCCATATTATTCAAACCAGCCTACGCCCTTGATTCGCATTGCTTTCTTTGCTATCTTTctcttcaactttttttttttggtaaatggaGATGTGATTTGAGTAATTTCGGAAGGATAGTTAAATCGGGTAAGATGTAcataatataaagaaactttATTGTAAAGATATTTCACACTTGtaaacaatacatgtagatgggcACAATTataccaatttttttatatttgttttgttctaTATTCTTGACCGTATTACTGTTTGATATCATTAATGATTGTCATCTCACTGTCTGATTGTCCGTCGtattaatattttaattgaattgcAATTGTACTGAATAAAGTTTGTCTTGACATGACCTTCATTTGTCATCTATTTTTCATCTATTtccttttatgtattttttgttagaatattaaaaaataaaaaaaaaaaattcatatctgACGGCAGTTGGTGTCCCTAGAGAACCACAACATGAGGTGTTGATAGTGCATCATAGAGTTTAAACATAACACCACAGAGTTTAATCATGAAGTACATTGAAGGTGTTTGATTACAACCAtcgtgttgatttaacactaaAATTTAACAAAGGTGTAAAATGGCTGCTAATTGTGTGGCAGGGGAGGGGTAAAGTTTAACTTGAAGTGACGTGactaaaaccaaaaaaaatacaaccatGCATGACAACGGGGATACTACAACCTTTTATGTTCATTGTTTCGGTCCTTCACTGTAACAActattgggtttttttttaagtttaaaaagtttattttttaaaagtttgcaCAATAAATTGTTTTAAAGTCTAAacaacagttgtttaaaaacgTGAACATCTGTTTAAATCTGTTTAACAACAATTTGTTGTTAAAGTGACACGCTTATACATAACCTTTTTACGGTACATAGAGTTATATGATCCACGCATTTATTGTTTAATACtcttctttcttattcttttttttctctgcattttTGGTTTCAAAATAAGGGCGCACACTCCCACCCCTATAGCAGTAATACACCAAGAGGGTGAATAAGACGTagccatggccctgggaagtgGGGTGCTGGGAGTGCTAATGCACCAAAAGAAATTCTTGGGGTGccgcgtgtattattttccatatagGCTGCATCCCCATGAATTCTGGACGGTATGTCTAAATGGAGAAATGTAACCGAGGAAAATGACCTTCAAATTGGAAtgaacctttttttgcttgtcaaatttctcgttACGAAAATAGCCTTCAATTTAGAGTGAaacctttttattattattgtcaaattGACGTACATCAGCACCACCAGCGTACCTACGGGGATGGGGtaggggcagtctgcccccccccccccctcccccgacgagccacaaccaatgcaaaggacgtatccctgcccccccctgacgagcttgaaatacctttttgcccccccccctgacgagcttgaagacctttattgccccccccccctgacgagcttgaagaccttttttttgcttgctttggcgaacggttttgccccccccccccccctgtggaaaaatcctaggtacgccactgatcagCACCCCAGTCAAAAATCGTTTCCAGTGCCCTGGGCGGAGCAGGggagagaagaagagagagtGAGGAAGAGTGAGGGAGAGTGTGAGAGATGAAGATGAGAGAGAGATTGAAAGAAAGGTAGTCAGTGTGACAGGGGCAGGAACATGTAGGGAGAAAGGTATTTGGGCAGTGTGTGTGTAAACTCgaattattaaaggggaagttcaccctgacaaaaagtttattgtaaaaatagcagaaaaaataataaaaaatattgccgaaggtttgagaaaaattcatcaaataattaaaaagttattagaatttcaattatttgatttgtgacgtcatatgcgagcagcattcctacatagcgaatggtaaaaaatcaatgaaatgtcattttctcagaaaattggaaatggttttcactgtaacttttgtatatcaatagacaaatcatttcacacccgatcatgaaaagaaaacaatattaagtcatcaggaaccatacaaaatttgaaattcatacattttatattacataacacatggagcagctgctcgtttatgacgtcacaaatccaaaattttgaactctaataactttcttactctttaatggattttcctcaaaccttcaccaatattttttactattttttctgctatttttacaacaaagttttcttcagggtgaacttcccctttaacggGGTGCATTGCAGGGTCTTACTAGAGAGGGCAGTATGCATGTTTTTACCTCCTACTCCGAGTACATTTTTGTCATTCTGGGGTTCAactctacactctaaaaacaaatcagtaaaaatgacgatttaatagggtcagctgggtgctaCTGTTATTCTACAGCTAgtcatatttgaatattttctagtcacattttactagaacagagttatttctgactagaatagccctatatgtcagaaatgtgataatcagtgattgtcatatcagttgcacccagctgactactggtctagtcaatttgactgatttgttttaagagtgtatccATTGTTTATTACTTGAAAATCACAGGGGCGGTTGCACCCCAGTCATATGTAGTCTGCATGTACAGACCTCTTTTTTCGCAATTCGCATAGAATATAATGCAGAGTCTGGAGAAGGGAGACTAGAtttactactacatgtacaattaaCAGAATAATGGATATTTATGAAATCATCAGCTTGCATATTCACGAAAACGCGCATAGAACtgttccaccaaaataatgcaaatctttaaaacatCATAATATCTTCGTTATCTcttttccgattttgatcagTGTTTTGCTTGCCTAACGTTTAATTCACCTGTTCAAATcgatattattttcatcttgGAGTAGAGTTCCCCTTTATACACAGACTGATCATCATTAAAAGGGCAAAAGAACATGACAAAATTGTATCCAAGATTCAGGGCGGAGGAGTGAATTTGAAAGAGGAGGGCACAGGGGGGAAGTTCACTTCCTCTTTTGAAAAGGGCATATCTAAACTGCTAAATAACATTATGTCCTTCGTCAGAATACGTTTTTGCCTGAAGTAACCGTGTGTTTCGTGATCATGTAAGTTGAGTAAAACCTTTTTGAAGAGgtctatgaaaaaaatacgaGTTAAATGGGGCAAGAAAAACTAATTAAGGGTGTTGTATAATCGGGCATGAAAAGACtagtgtttaaaaacaaagaaacttataTGATACGGGAATATGCACTTTTAAGAAGGCCAGGGCATACGTTAACACATAAAACAGAGCAGCAGGCGAAGCATTATATCACCGCCACGAAGActatttgaaataacaaaaaagggTCTGgagtagaaaaaaagagagagagaatatgaTATTGGAAAGTGTTTAGGTTGTTTACATGAGCGTGAAATCAATTTGTGATTTTATGCATATTTAGCCCAGTGTGCCCCCAACTCCAAGGGTCTgggtatgatttttattttaagagGGGGTACTGGTTTTGACAAagttgacaaataaaaaaatttgtttttcgCTTCTGATGTTTGGTCAAAtttctatattaaaaaaatccagGGGATGTAGTCTATGATGTAAAACATACGAAGCACCcacagaaaaaatattgggtatagTATAGGCCCCGCTTCCCGAGGGCCATGCCCAACTTTCAAATtcgttcggggggggggtgcggatCTAAGGGGTGTGAAGGTGCGCTAGCCCctgtaggattttttttaaaaagagacGAATTGACCTTAAATATagatgaaaacttttttttgcttttcactaccgcattcccccccccccaaaaaaaaaacttccattATGCCCACTAATGCGGTTCGTACATCCAATATTGCATTTGGCTAGCTGTAGTACACGCCGCGatggttaaaggggaagttcaccctgaagaaaggTTTGTTGTACAAATAgcagaaatgataataaaaaatattggtgaaggtttgaggaaaatccgttagaGATTAAAAAGATATactaagttttggatttgtgacgccATAAACGACTAGATTCCCCGtaatttatgtaatataaaatgcatgagttccttttttttacagttcctgatgacttatttttgttttgtttttcatgactgggtatgaaatgatttaccTACATATACAGAAGGTACTGTAAAaaccaatttcaattttctgatgaattttttttttttttttaccattcgctatgtaatGCTGCCCGCATATGATgtcataaccccccccccaaaaaaaaaaagaattataatgattttttaaatctttgatggatttattTATCTCAAAACTTTGGCAATtatcttttgtgtgtgtgtgcgcgctaTTTTAGCagtaaactttttgtcagggtgaggTTCCCCTTTAAGGTTACCGTACCGTCTTGGTATATGGACGGCTAAAAGGGCAAATATTAAACAAGTTTGAGAAATATATCAATATGTCATAaatacacaaacatacataaataaatacagaGAGAAGGCAGAAATAAATCCACCTGCAAAAATATGGACCAACACATAATATGAAGACAATCTCAGAAATATAGGTTTACACAGAAATATAGATAGTGTTGGAAATATATACGCAACTGGTGAGAGGAGTGAGATATGGTTGGTTTCAGTTAGCTAAGTTAGCAAGCAAGAACCGTACCTCACTCCTCTCGCCAGTCGCGTGGGTCAACTAGCTAGCTCGCTCGGTAGGCATGGCGCAGCTATTAGCCGTGCTGGGTCGCTCTGGCataaatccggggggggggggcacttccattgacgagtggataccaggcgcgaccatggggtctcgaaaagcacccgaaacaagtattttccatattccgaaaatgcaccccttaacaagtattgacgtgTGAACCctacctttaaaggtcaagtccaccccgggaaaatgctgatatgaataaatagagacaactcaaactagcatagtgctgaaattttcatcaaaatcggatgtaaaaataagaaagttatgaaatatttaagtttcacttatttttcacaaaacagtgatatgcacaacgaGGTGAGTCACTCGATGATTTcaaccactcactatttcttttgttttttcattgttcgaattatagaatatttcattttttacagatttgacaataaggaccaacttactgcaccatatagtattaaacaatgctaattccatatgttcagggagaaattaatcgttgtatcacttgacaatgtggagaaaattagaatatttcatatttcacataataaaatacaaaagaaatagtgaattgatgacgtcatcagtctcctcatttgcataccgaccaggatgtgcatattactgttttgtgaaattaatcgaaactttaaaatgtc encodes:
- the LOC121414872 gene encoding G-protein coupled receptor 54-like produces the protein MTADRYRVILHPIHSLHSRTVTRANVINFVIWIASFILHIPAMLLMEVHSGPVQGDKFCGARGFSTGSQGNQQKWLYAFRAYQVYAKLILYILPFVVMSYCYLRILRTVWSSFYLASMASEAQRKKRWKVTRMTLLVVILFGVCWGPIHAINLATSFQIDGEAMQSVHLMHFTFFSLCLAYSNSALNPFLYAFSGRSYREMLLYSFQSRKTRRKCSSAFTRGTRLYSPQQSLNSVEPNNSRVNIRPILIRKTFQTLQTNSL